Within Streptomyces roseirectus, the genomic segment CGCGTCGGTGACGTGCACGGCGACGTACGAGGTCACGCAGGACGACGTCGACGCCGGGACCATCGACAACTCGGCCACCGGCACCGGGGTTCCGCCCGCCGGGCCGCCGTACACCTCGCCGCCCGGCAGGACCACGGTCCCCACGGACCCCAAGCCGGGCCTGTCGGTGACGAAGACGGCGTCGCCCGACCGCAAGGTGAAGGCCGGCGAGACGATCACGTACTCGTTCCTGCTGGCCAACACGGGCAACGTGACGCTGCTCGACGCGCGGCCCGTGGAAGGGGAGTTCACCGGCACCGGCAAGATCTCCCCGATCAACTGCCCCGACTCGGCGGCCAAGTTGATCCCCGGGCAGCGCGTCACCTGCACGGCCACCTACCAGGTGACCGAGGCGGACGCGAAGTCCAGCCGCATCACCAACGCGGCGACGGGAACGGCCCGCGTCCCCGGCGGCAACCCGCCGCCGCAGCCGCCGACTTCGACCGTCACGGTGACGACGGAGCCGCCGCCGACGCCGGAACTCCCGGAGACGGGTGAGGACTTCAGCCCGGTGCTGATCGGCCTCGCGGTGTCGCTGGCCGCGGCGGGTGGGGTGCTGCTGCTGGTGGTGCGGCGCCGACGCGGGTAGTGGTGACCGTGTGAGAAACGGGGCGTCCGCCGGTTGGCGGGCGCCCCGTTCGGCGTTGGGGGGAGGCGGGTTCAGAGGAGGTGGTCGGCTTTTCCGGCCTTGATTTCGAGGATGAGGGCGCGGAGTGCTTCGCGGGAGTCGGTGAGGGGGGTGTCTTCTTGTCCGGCGACGGCGATGTAGGCGTTGCCGGAGGTGTCGGTGCCGAGTCTGAAGCAGGCGGAGCCTTCCTGGCAGAACGGTTCTTCCCAGGTGATGTCGCTGTGCATGGTGGTCCTCAAAGTTCTCGGGCGACGGTGAGGATGAAGTCGCGCGAGGCGGCCGGTGGCAGTGCGGCGGAGTCCATCCAGGTCATATGTGCACGGTACTTCGCGAGTTGGGCGTCCGCGTCGGTGAATACGGGGCCGCTCGTGGAGTCCAGCTGCACGGTGTCGAGCTGGGGGACGGGGCCGTCCGCGTACGCCATGGTGTGCCCGGCTCCGGGGAAGTCGATCACGGTCATCGGGATGACGCGGACTTCGACGGTGTCGCGCTCGGACTGCTCGGCCAGGTAGATGAGTTGGTTCCTGGTGGCCTCGATGCTGCCGAAACGCATGCGCAGGGCGGCTTCGTGGATGTACGTGGTGAGGGAGAGCGGGGCGGGCCGGTCGAAGACCTGCTGCCGGGCCATGCGGTGGGCGACCCTCAGCTCGACCTCCAAGCGGCTGATGGGGATCAGCCCCGCGCCGAAGATGCCGCGTGCGTACTCCTCGGTCTGGAGGAGGCCCGGCGGGTGCATGAACTGGACCGCGCGAAGCCGCGTGGTGTGCCACTCCAACTCCGCGATGTCCAGCAGGCCGGCGGGCAGTGAACCCCGGTACTGCTCCCACCAGCCGCGCTCCTTGTGCTCGGCCATGGCGACCAGTGCGCTGACGTAATCCTCGTCCGTGCACTCGTAGTTGCAGGCGAGTGTGCGCACCCGGTCGGCAGAGAACGTGCGGATGCCCGACTCCATGTTGGACAGGCGGGTCCGGTCGATGCCGAGGAGTCCGGCCGCGTACTCGGTGGTGACGTCCGCCGCCATGCGCATCTTGCGCATCTCCATGCCCAAGCGCCTCTGCCGCTGGGTCGGCGTGTTCCTCGTGACCATGCTGCCCCTAACGCGCGTGTGATCGGCCCAAGTCTGCCGTGGGCAAGGTAGTCCAGTCCAACACGGGTGGGGTAATTATTCGAGAACCGATGGACAGTTAACGGAACAACTCCCTACATTCAGTCGTGGCTCGATCACAGAGCCGTCTCAATCCCCACGTGCCACAAGGGAGTTGCCGTGCCCATCGACATGCCCGGAGACGGGATCTGCCGGTCCCCCCGCCTCGGCCCCACCCAACTCGCCTTCATCCCCTGCCTCCCCACCGACCTCCGCTACAGCTTCACCCTCCCCGCCGACCTCCAGACCCCCGGCGTCGCCCGCCACGCCACCCGCGCCATCCTCAACGTCCACTCCCTCACCGCGATCACCGACGCCGCCGTCCAGACCGTCAGCGAACTCACCACCTGCGCCTGCCGGTTCACCCCCGGCAAGGAGATCTACCTCTCCCTCCGCTACCGCGAGGACGCCCTGTACGTCACCCTCTTCGACGACCACCCGCAGCACACCAACCGCCACCTCAAGTCCGCCTGTGAAGACCACCGTTGCACCTCGCTCGACCTCCTCGACCGCGTCATCGGCGCCTGCCGGGGCGACTGGGGCATCGGGCCCGCCAGCGCCTTCAATGGCGGCACGAAGATGTGGGCCACCCTGCCGAGGGAGGGGGCGGAGAGGTACTCGAAGGGGTGAGGGGGGTCACCGCCCCAGCACCACCGTCCCCGACGAACAGAACCACCCGCCCGTCCCCGAGGCCACCCCCAGCCGGGGCAAGTCCCCCTCCCGCCCCCGGACTTGCCTCGCGCCCGCCTCGCCTCGCAGTTGCCGGACCGCCTCGACCAGGAGGAACAGCCCCCGCATACCGGGGTGTTGGGCGGAGAGGCCGCCGCCGTCCGTGTTGACGGGCAACTCGCCGCCCTCGACGAGGAGCCGGCCCTTGTCGACGAAGGCGCCACCCTCACCCTTGGCGCAGAAGCCGAGGTCTTCGAGGGTCACCAGTGTCATATAGGTGAACGCGTCGTAGATCTCGGCGAAGTCGATCTCACCAGGGCCAACTCCCGCCCGCTCGAAGGCGATCCGGCCGCTCACCGCGGCCGGGGAGACCGTGAAGTCCGCCCACTCCGACATGCTCGCGTGCGAGACGTGCTCCCCGCTGCCCAGCACCCAGACGGGGGTCGAGCGGCAGTCCCGCACGTACTCCTCGGCCGCCAGCAGGATCGCGGCGCCGCCGTCCGAGCGGATGCAGCAGTGCAGCTTGGTGAAGGGGTCGGCGATCAACTCCCCGTCCAGGACGTCCGCTTCGGTGATCGGCGTCCGGAACATCGCCTCGGGGTTCAGGACGGCGTTCGCGCGGGCCTGGACCGCGACCGACGCCAACTGCTCGACGGTGGTGCCGAATTCGATCATGTGGCGCCGCGCGGCCATCGCGTACTTCGCGATCAGCGTGTGCCCGTACGGCACTTCGAACTGGCTCGGCCCCCGGCCGCCGAACGACAGCGTGCCGGTGCGCCGCCCCGCCCGCACGTCCGCCCGCGCCGTCGAACCGTAGGCGAGGAGGACGACGTCGGCGTGTCCGGCGGCGATCGCGTCGGCGGCGTGCGCGGCCATGACCTCCCACGTGGAGCCGCCGACGGACGTCGAGTCGACCCAAGTCGGCCGCAGGCCCAGGTAGTCGGCGACCTCGACCGGCGCGAGCGTGCCGAGTCCGGCGGACGCGAAGCCGTCGACCGCGCTCCGGTCCAGACCGGCGTCGGCCAGCGCGCGCCGGGCCGCCTGGGCGTGCAGGGCGTAGGGGGTCGTGTCGTCGAGGCGTCCGCAGTCGGAGAGGGCCGCGCCCACCACAGCTACCTTGCGCGTCATGAAATCTGACGGTACATCAGATCGGCTCTCTTCAATATGCGTCGGCACTTTGGTATGACGAGTCGTCAGATCCTGGACCCTGGGGGACCCGTGGACGCCAGCCTCACCGCCGAACAGCACGAGATCCGGCGCACCCTGCGCGAACTCCTCGGAAAACGCTGCGGCTCCGCCGAGCTGCGGGCGGCGGTCGAGACCCCCGCCGGACACGACCCCGCCCTCTGGGACGCCCTCGCCACCCAACTCGGCCTGCCCGGACTCGCCTTGCCGGACAAGTACGGCGGGGTCGGCTGCGGCACACTCGAACTCGCCCTCGCCGGAGAGGAATTGGGGCACGCGCTCGCACCGTCCCCGCTGCTCGCGACCTCCGTCCTCGCCGCCCCGCTGATCCTCGCCCTCGGCAGTGCCGCGCAACGCGAGGCCCACCTGCCCCGCATCGCCGCCGGACGGCTCACCGCCACCCTCGCCGCTCCCGTCGACGCCCTCGCCCTGACCTGCGGGAACGACGGCGACTGGGCCGGAGGCGGGCGCGCCGGGGGCGTCCAGGCCCGGACCCGTGACGGTGGCTGGCGGCTCTACGGGGAGGCCGTGCGCGTCCTCGACGGGCACAGCGCCGGGCTGCTGGTCGTCGCCGCGCACTGCGGCGGGTTCGCCCGGTCCCGGGTGCGGCTGTTCCTCGTCCACGGGGACGCGCCCGGCGTGACGCGGGTGCGGCATACCGCGGTTGACGTCACACGGCCACTCGGGCGCGTCCAACTGAGGGATGTTCCCGCCGAGTTGCTGGGGGACGACGTCGACGTCCTGGGTCCGCTCGCCTCGGCCGGGGAGGTGTTCGCGGCGCACCTCGCCTGCGAAGCCGTCGGCGCGGCCGGGCGCGTGCTGGAGATGACCGTCGAACACGTCAAGCGGCGCGAGCAGTTCGGACGTCCGATCGGGTCCTTCCAGGCCGTGCAGCACCGGCTCGCGGACGTCTACGTGCGGGTGCAGGCCGCGCGGTCGGCCGCGTACTACGCCGCATGGGCGGCCGGACGGGAGGCGGTTGGCGGACTCGCGCTCGCGCAGGCCCTCGACGCGCTGCGGCTCGCCGCCGCCGAGGGGATCCAACTGCACGGCGGCATCGGGTTCACGTGGGAGCACGACGCGCACCTGTACTTCAAGCGGGCCGCCGGCGACGAGGCGCTGTTCGGCCCGGCACACCGGCTGCGCGCGCACGCCGCCGACACCGCCCACGTCTTCACGGAAAAGGGAGTGACCGCGTGACCAGCTTCGGCGTCCGGATCGTCCAACGCGTCTCGTCCACACGGGTGTTCAGCCGAGTCGGCCCGCGCGTCATCCCCGCGCTCGACCGCGCCGTGCACCGGCTCAGCCGGGGCAAGGTGCTGCTGAGCGCGCAACTGCTGCCGGGCACGATCCTCACCTCGACCGGCGCCCGCAGCGGGCTCGCCCGCCGCACACCGCTCGCCTGCATGCCCGAGGGCGACGGGAGTTGGCTGCTCGTCGGCTCCAACTTCGGCCGCCCGGGGCATCCTTCGTGGACCGCCAACCTCATCGCCCACCCGAAGGCGTCGGTCAACTGGAAGGGCACCGAAATCCCGGTCACCGCCCGGCTGTTGACGGGCGCGGAACGGGACGCCGCATGGCGGGCGGCGCTCGCCTTCTGGCCGCCGTACGCGACGTACCAGGCGCGGATCGACCGCGAGATCCGCCTGTTCAGGGTCACGGCGTCGTGACGGCAACGGGCGATGGCCCACCCAGGTGAACCACCGCCCGCTGAGACAGGACGAGTCAGGTCTGCACGCCTACTTCGTCGGCTTCTTGCCGGTGATGCCGAGGTGCACCAACAGCGCCAGATTCGGCTTGAGTTCGGCCTGCTTCACGCCCCAGGTGGTGAAACCCTTCTGGTGCGAGGCGACGGCGGCCAGCATGGCGACGAGGGAACCGGCGACCGCCGCCGGGTTCACGTCCTTGTCGACCCTGCCCTTGGACTGCAACTCCGCGACCGTGTCCGCGAGGGAGTTGTTCACCGAGTTCAGGATCTTCATCCGGAGCTTGTAGAAACGCTTGTCGCCCTCGGCCGCCCCGAGATCGACCACCCGCAGGATCGCCTCGTTCTTCCGCCAGAACTCCAGGAAACCGTCCACGAGTTCCTGCGCGGTCTGCCAGCCGGCCTTGCCCACCCACGAGCGGCCCGCGAGGAGTTCGGTCAACCCCGCGCCCTCCGCCGCCATTTGCTCGGCGATCTCCAGGACGGCGCCCTCGACGTCCGGGAAGTACTGGTAGAAGGTCGCGGGCGAAGTACCCGCCTTCCGGGCCACGTCGATGACCTTGACGTCCCGGTAGGGAGAGGAGCTGAGCATCTCGCTGAGGCAGTCCAGCAGCTTCTGCCGCGTGGCCTGCCCACGCCGACCGGCTACGCGGCCGTCGACGGTACGCACTTGTCCTGTCATGCCGTCAGCTTACCGAGGGGTGATCGGAGCGCGATTCGGCCGATCCAAATGGGGTGCGACCCGCTCCCGGGGAGGGTCCCGCTGGTCTGCGCGGTGCGGGCCGCGCCGTTACTTTGGGCGCATGGCCGAAAACAGGGCATCGGGGTACGGAGAGGGTGGCGCCGCGGGCGCCTTCGGTGAGGGCGTCCCCTGCTGGGTCGACGCCCAGCTCGGCGACCTCGACGCGGGGAAACGTTTCTACGGTGAGCTCTTCGGGTGGACCTTCACCGAGCCCGACGACCCCGGGATGGCCCACGGCGGCGCCCTGTGGGCGCTCAAGGACGGCCGTCCGGTCGCCGCCCTCACTCCCAAGTCCGACGGACGTATGCCCACCGTCTGGACGGTCTACTTCGCCGCCCCCGACATCCGCCGTACCACGGGGCGCATCATCGCCGTCGGCGGGCAGGTCGTCATGGCCCCCTTCCCCGTCGGGCGGCTCGGCACCGCCGCCCTGGTCACCGACCCCGAGGGGGCCGTGTTCGGCCTCTGGCAGGCCGGGCGCCACGCCGGCTTCGGGGCCCGTCACACCCCTAGTACTTTCGTCTGGGCCGAGCTGTACGCCCGGGACATCGAGACCGTGAACTCCTTCTACGGCGGGCTCTTCCACGAGGCCCTGTTCGGCCCCGACGCCCGCCCCGACTTCGGCCGGGCCCCCGTCTCCGACGTCTTCCCCGCCGAGATGCCCCCGCACTTCGTCGTCCACTTCGGGGTCGAGGACTGCGCCGTCGCCGTCCGGACCGTCGTCCGGCTCGGCGGGCGGGTCCAGGCGGGGCCGTTCCCGACGTCCTACGGGGTCGCCGCCGTCGTGTCGGACAATCAAGGGGCGTCGTTCGCGTTGTTGCAGCGGTGAGAGTCGCGGTTTCGGCACTTTCGGCGTCGGATCAGGGGTGTCTCGGGGGTACGACAGGGTCGAAACCTGCGGGTTACCACCGTTGGACCAGCCTTGATCCGGAGGAATTGTTCCGATAGATGGATTGACGCCCCATTTTTCACCGGGTTCGCAACCGGCCGCCCGGCCAGGAAGAATCAGGGGTGCGTGCCGCCATGGCGGTGCGGTGGTGAGACGCTGCACGGGGTCGCGTGGAAACGTGGCTAGCGCGGCCCGTACGGGGAGGTGGCAGGCAAGTGGTGGATCAGCTGACGCAGCACGATCCGCGGCGGATCGGGCCGTTCGAGGTGCTGGGACGGCTGGGGGCCGGCGGCATGGGGCTGGTCTATCTGGCGCGCTCCGCGTCGGGCCGGCGCGTGGCGATCAAGACGGTGCGCACCGAGCTGGCCGAGGACCAGCTCTTCCGCGTGCGCTTCACGCGCGAGGTCGAGGCGGCGCGCGCCGTCAGCGGCTTCTACACGGCGGCCGTCGTCGACGCGGACCCGCGCGCGGCCGTGCCGTGGCTGGCGACCGCGTACGTTCCCGCGCCCTCCCTCGAAGAGATAGTGAACGACTGCGGGCCGCTGCCGGCCCAGGCGGTGCGATGGCTGGCGGCCGGCGTCGCGGAGGCGCTTCAGTCCATCCACGGGGCGGGGCTCGTGCACCGCGACCTCAAGCCGTCCAACGTCCTCGTCGTCGAGGACGGCCCCCGGGTGATCGACTTCGGTATCGCCTCCGGGGTCTCCAACACCCGTCTGACCATGACGAACGTGGCCGTGGGCACCCCCGCGTACATGTCGCCGGAGCAGGCGAAGGACTCGCGCAGCGTGACCGGGGCGAGCGACGTGTTCTCGCTCGGGTCGATGCTCGTCTTCGCCGCGACCGGGCATCCGCCGTTCCACGGCGCGAACCCGGTCGAGACCGTCTTCATGCTGCTGCGGGAGGGCCCTGACCTGGAGGGACTGCCGGACGAGCTGCGGCCCCTCATCGAGTCGTGCATGCAGATGGAGGCCACGGCCCGGCCCAACCCGGCCGACCTCCAGGCGCAGCTCGCGCCGCACCTGTTCGGGTCCGGGTCCGACGACAGCGGGACGGCCTCGGCCTGGCTGCCGGAGAAGGCCGTCACGATGATCGAGACCCGTAGGGGCGGACGGCCGCCCAGACCGGCGGGTGGCGGGTCCGGGCGGGGCGGGGTCAACCTGTCGTCGCGGCCGGCGCTGCCGCCTCCGCCGTCGCACGATCCCGTAGTACCCGCAGGACCCGTAGGGGGCGCCGGGGGTGCTGGGGGTCCCGGGGGTGCCGCGGGGCCCGCCAGGGGACCCGTAGCCCCCGTAGTACCCCCGAGGCCCGCCGGACCCGCGCCGTTCCCCGCGCCGGTCGGCAGCCCCGACACCGGACCCGTACGACTCGCGGGGGCCCCGGTCCCCATCGGACCCGGCCCGCGCATCTCCGACATCCGGGCGACCGCCGCCGTCCGCGCCCCCGTGCCCGACCCGGGCCTCACGGGGTCCTGGACGCGGGTACGGCCCGGCGCGGCCGGAGCCGCCGGGGCCAATGGGGTGGATCCCGTAGGGGCGGCCCCCGGGGCCGGTGGAGTGACCGGCGCGCCCGCGCTGCCCGCCCCGCCCTCGGAGGCGCCGCCCGGCTGGCGGCCGTGGCGGTTCCGCATGTCGAACGACGTGTGGGGGACGCCCGAGGTCGACGGCGACCTCGTGTACGTCACCTCCTTCGAGGTGCACGCGCTGGAC encodes:
- a CDS encoding helix-turn-helix domain-containing protein, whose amino-acid sequence is MEMRKMRMAADVTTEYAAGLLGIDRTRLSNMESGIRTFSADRVRTLACNYECTDEDYVSALVAMAEHKERGWWEQYRGSLPAGLLDIAELEWHTTRLRAVQFMHPPGLLQTEEYARGIFGAGLIPISRLEVELRVAHRMARQQVFDRPAPLSLTTYIHEAALRMRFGSIEATRNQLIYLAEQSERDTVEVRVIPMTVIDFPGAGHTMAYADGPVPQLDTVQLDSTSGPVFTDADAQLAKYRAHMTWMDSAALPPAASRDFILTVAREL
- a CDS encoding ATP-binding protein, translated to MPIDMPGDGICRSPRLGPTQLAFIPCLPTDLRYSFTLPADLQTPGVARHATRAILNVHSLTAITDAAVQTVSELTTCACRFTPGKEIYLSLRYREDALYVTLFDDHPQHTNRHLKSACEDHRCTSLDLLDRVIGACRGDWGIGPASAFNGGTKMWATLPREGAERYSKG
- a CDS encoding thiolase C-terminal domain-containing protein, translated to MTRKVAVVGAALSDCGRLDDTTPYALHAQAARRALADAGLDRSAVDGFASAGLGTLAPVEVADYLGLRPTWVDSTSVGGSTWEVMAAHAADAIAAGHADVVLLAYGSTARADVRAGRRTGTLSFGGRGPSQFEVPYGHTLIAKYAMAARRHMIEFGTTVEQLASVAVQARANAVLNPEAMFRTPITEADVLDGELIADPFTKLHCCIRSDGGAAILLAAEEYVRDCRSTPVWVLGSGEHVSHASMSEWADFTVSPAAVSGRIAFERAGVGPGEIDFAEIYDAFTYMTLVTLEDLGFCAKGEGGAFVDKGRLLVEGGELPVNTDGGGLSAQHPGMRGLFLLVEAVRQLRGEAGARQVRGREGDLPRLGVASGTGGWFCSSGTVVLGR
- a CDS encoding acyl-CoA dehydrogenase family protein, yielding MDASLTAEQHEIRRTLRELLGKRCGSAELRAAVETPAGHDPALWDALATQLGLPGLALPDKYGGVGCGTLELALAGEELGHALAPSPLLATSVLAAPLILALGSAAQREAHLPRIAAGRLTATLAAPVDALALTCGNDGDWAGGGRAGGVQARTRDGGWRLYGEAVRVLDGHSAGLLVVAAHCGGFARSRVRLFLVHGDAPGVTRVRHTAVDVTRPLGRVQLRDVPAELLGDDVDVLGPLASAGEVFAAHLACEAVGAAGRVLEMTVEHVKRREQFGRPIGSFQAVQHRLADVYVRVQAARSAAYYAAWAAGREAVGGLALAQALDALRLAAAEGIQLHGGIGFTWEHDAHLYFKRAAGDEALFGPAHRLRAHAADTAHVFTEKGVTA
- a CDS encoding nitroreductase family deazaflavin-dependent oxidoreductase codes for the protein MTSFGVRIVQRVSSTRVFSRVGPRVIPALDRAVHRLSRGKVLLSAQLLPGTILTSTGARSGLARRTPLACMPEGDGSWLLVGSNFGRPGHPSWTANLIAHPKASVNWKGTEIPVTARLLTGAERDAAWRAALAFWPPYATYQARIDREIRLFRVTAS
- a CDS encoding TetR family transcriptional regulator, with amino-acid sequence MRTVDGRVAGRRGQATRQKLLDCLSEMLSSSPYRDVKVIDVARKAGTSPATFYQYFPDVEGAVLEIAEQMAAEGAGLTELLAGRSWVGKAGWQTAQELVDGFLEFWRKNEAILRVVDLGAAEGDKRFYKLRMKILNSVNNSLADTVAELQSKGRVDKDVNPAAVAGSLVAMLAAVASHQKGFTTWGVKQAELKPNLALLVHLGITGKKPTK
- a CDS encoding VOC family protein encodes the protein MAENRASGYGEGGAAGAFGEGVPCWVDAQLGDLDAGKRFYGELFGWTFTEPDDPGMAHGGALWALKDGRPVAALTPKSDGRMPTVWTVYFAAPDIRRTTGRIIAVGGQVVMAPFPVGRLGTAALVTDPEGAVFGLWQAGRHAGFGARHTPSTFVWAELYARDIETVNSFYGGLFHEALFGPDARPDFGRAPVSDVFPAEMPPHFVVHFGVEDCAVAVRTVVRLGGRVQAGPFPTSYGVAAVVSDNQGASFALLQR
- a CDS encoding PQQ-binding-like beta-propeller repeat protein, with the translated sequence MVDQLTQHDPRRIGPFEVLGRLGAGGMGLVYLARSASGRRVAIKTVRTELAEDQLFRVRFTREVEAARAVSGFYTAAVVDADPRAAVPWLATAYVPAPSLEEIVNDCGPLPAQAVRWLAAGVAEALQSIHGAGLVHRDLKPSNVLVVEDGPRVIDFGIASGVSNTRLTMTNVAVGTPAYMSPEQAKDSRSVTGASDVFSLGSMLVFAATGHPPFHGANPVETVFMLLREGPDLEGLPDELRPLIESCMQMEATARPNPADLQAQLAPHLFGSGSDDSGTASAWLPEKAVTMIETRRGGRPPRPAGGGSGRGGVNLSSRPALPPPPSHDPVVPAGPVGGAGGAGGPGGAAGPARGPVAPVVPPRPAGPAPFPAPVGSPDTGPVRLAGAPVPIGPGPRISDIRATAAVRAPVPDPGLTGSWTRVRPGAAGAAGANGVDPVGAAPGAGGVTGAPALPAPPSEAPPGWRPWRFRMSNDVWGTPEVDGDLVYVTSFEVHALDVATGRRRFKTRDVAWSMAVADGRVHASDGPTLFALDAREGGDLWRLPADAWVYSLKAERGTIVTGTRGGGVQGWEASNGQKLWEIGGCQTDFEAPEAGPVLHDGTVYVWQDARLRALEARTGDERWSYPIGDAASCGGVPVRVTPAGDGNVYVSAGTRVLSIDIATGMVRWHFEAPAAFLSPPAFVPGPAVTGGGVYLADYLGTVYALDAADGRDRWRIATEARSSIDPVLVAAGHVHVGSGKGLYTLDAVTGTPKWRFQAGGDIVGSPAVAEGRIHFGSTDCLLYTLKADDGRLRWKLATGGEITGSPVVRDGVVYACSKDRCVYALDAEKGTGTARPA